ctgtcatgtgctaacttcctaatggtaatataTTCTAATCTTTATTTACTGTTTACCTGCAGATGCCTACCATCGACGGTAACTATACCGagatcgaagacaaacaaattgAGAACATTTGTACAaacatggcgaggttcatcctacgcgagatttgtcatgaggatggaacATTCTTTGATAAAGCTAGTGTGTTGATAACGAACGAGTGTACAAATCTTCATAGATgggcgtagtagttttaatattagcatgGCAAAGAAGAGCTCTATttcaaatgttggatttttaataatatgaattatctattatgtacgatacaatttttaataatgtgaattatttattattcaagtttatTATTATGTGGTTgaagatacatatttcaatttggaGCCTAAAAACTAGAGGGaaatagaaataataaataatttacGAGAAATAATATATTGTGGAAAAATACATTTTCCTGGAGAGCGGCataagcacccaccagcacagaaaccatttgtgctggcaggtgatGTAACCACACCGCCAGCATAAAAAGCATCTGTACTGGTGGTGGCTAACATCGCTCGCCAGCAGAGAATGGTATGTGCTAACGAGCAAGTACCCACCAGCACAGACGGCATTTCTACTGGCTCAATGTTGTTAGCGGGTGCGGCACAAACCTATTCTAGCCACCGGTACAAAAATTTTATGGCCTACTGTGCGGTGAAATGAGAGAAGCAGACCAAGGAAATGACCGTCAACGATGTTTGTTGGAAGCAACGGGATCTGATCCCCTTCCGCATCGGGTGTAATGCGTTTGACACTGCAATGGGATCCATTTACATGGAGCACAAACCAAATCGATATCACTTTGTAGTGGAATAATCTAACTACGTTACAAAATcccaaatcaaacaacaccTGAGAAACGTGAACAAAGATGGGGTTAGGTGCGTAAAACCGTCCACATCACATACCATGGTGGCAAAATACTTAGTGGAGTACAAGTGACCATGGATTAGGATTTCATTTTTCGAAAATTTTTGGCTCCCAGCGAAAATACCAAATTTCGTGAAATTTCGGCCAACATTTGGACTAAAAAGTGAATCTTTCGACGAGGAGAATGAAATTTCGGGCAAATAGTGATTTCAATCACCATCGAAAAGGACCGAAATTTCATAAATTCGCGAAATTTTGACTGAATTTTTGAACACTGCAGGTGACTACATATGCACACACTAGACAAGTTCGTGTATCCATTTGTACATTTTGCTGCTTATTGAACCAAAGTGATATAACCATATGGTGGGtgtatggagggagtagttaagGACATGGCAATATAACAAGGGACTCTACAAAACTGATGGTCAAATATCTTTTTGTGAGAAGAACTTTTTAGAATTCctcttttttattctaaggggctgtttggctttaaggtgctaaagtttagcacccgtcacatcggatgtttgctactaattagaagtattaaatataggctaattacaaaactaattgcacatatggagtctaattcgcgagatgaatctattaagcctaattagtccatgatttgataatgtggtgctacagttaccatttgctaatgatgaattaattaggcttaatagattcgtctcgcgaattagactccatctgtgcaattagttttgtaattagctcatgtttagtcctactaattagcatccgaatatccgatgtgacactgctaaagtttagcacctgctatccaaacacccccgtgtCATCGTCATGACATTCGTGTGAAGGCTCCTTCAAAAGGAGACTGTTACAGAATTTACAAACCTTACAACATGCTCCACGTACCAAACACCAAGCTGAATTTTTCAGTAAAATTGTACCCTTTCGATTATTTCTTTTTAGAGTGTAGCTCTCACGTATAAATGGCATTCTTCGGATGGAGCGCTTAAATTTGTGCATGATAAGTTGTAGTTGCTGCACCACTCTCCACCTGAATTGAAGCATTCTTCTTCAAGAAGTCTGAGTACCAGTACGCAGAAAGCCTTGGCTGCCTCTGACGCCTCTTGTCCCAGAAATCGACGCGGATGAGGCCAAAATACGCCTTGTAACCCCCGAAAATCTCGTACAGATCCATCAGTGCCCACACAGAGTATCCTTTGACATTGGCTCCATCCCTGGAATAAACCATGTCTTGATGAATTTTATGTGCTAAACACATCCAAAGAACCATGCATCTGTCAAGAAAAACTATGCGTGTACCTGATGCAAGCCTTAGACTTCTCTAGAAGTTGGGGCATCCTATCAGTGCAaaaaaggggagagagagaattAGACAGTTACCTGATGGCTTTCAGCGTGCTTGCAATATACTTCTTCAGGAAGTCAACCCGTTCTACATCCATCAGGTCGTCGCTAAGTTGTCCACGGCCTGAATGATGCAATGTGTGGTTAATCAGTGATATCGCTAAATGTGTACATGGCATTGTTTGCTTCTGAACTTGCAATTCCAGATGTTATCGCAGAAGCTAGATGGATACCGTTTTCCTGGATGTAAATTGAGATGTTTCCGTACTTTTCACGGATATATCTGAGTGCATGCTCTAGTCCTTGAGGATCAACCACTCTGCCTGAAGGAATCTGCTCTTAAAATCAATCAATCTCAGCGTCTATATTCATGGAAAATTGATAAAAGTATTCTACAACAGTTAGTATCAACCGTCACTGTACCAGCGTGGAAGTTTCCCCGTCCCTGGTTGCTGCAAAAAAATTCACAAGCATACCCATGCAAATGAGCAAACTTCATAAACATTTTGAAGCACGCACATATAGAAATTTACAGGCATTTCAACCTCTGAACAAAGCTCCAACGTCAGCTGCTTGGTCTCGCACGGGCATCTTTGACGCATCAGGATTGTTGCTCGCGTATATGGAGCTGTAGTGATTCAGTCCGATGAAGTCAAATGCTCCAGTAACAAGCTCGGATTCATAACTGGTGAACGATGGAAGGCGGGTGCCAGCAGCCTTCTTCATGCTCTCCGGGTAGTCTCCAAACAAGAAAGGGTGCAAGATGCTGCAGTTGAAAGAGAAATGAGAGCCAATAGTTAACGGAGCTGTTTACATCCTGTAATAACAAGTTTTTGTGGTAAGAGATTTGTCTGAACAACATGAAAAATTGCATAAGGGAACATTACTTACCTACCAAACAAGTAGTCGTTGGCTCTTTCCGTTGCCTGGATATCTTCAGCTGAATCTGTCAATGTGTAAATCCACAAGGAATACAGGTTTATGCCCACTACGCCCTTCTGAACAGCCTGAAACCCAAAATGCCGTGATAAAATTCATTTTTCCATGCGTGTCATCAAGAAAATCCTACATAAACAGAAGGTTTGAAGGGTATGATGAACGCAACAAACCTACCTGGTACTTCTCCCGGTAAAGCCT
This sequence is a window from Setaria italica strain Yugu1 chromosome III, Setaria_italica_v2.0, whole genome shotgun sequence. Protein-coding genes within it:
- the LOC101766064 gene encoding beta-glucosidase 20 isoform X2; its protein translation is MGRRLLIFLPRLLLLLLSSHAATAFRFTVDDFPDGFTFGSGTAAFQYEGAIAEDGKSPSIWNTWAHSARNPNERSGDIACDGYHKYKEDVKLIKDIGLKAYRFSISWSRLIPNGRGAINPKGLQFYNDLINELVKEGIQVHAVIYHLDLPQILEDEYGGWLSPRIVVAHWTTILEPNIIAQGSYDMGAVPPGRCSNPFGVGRNCTVGNSSVEPYLFLHHSLLAHSSAVRLYREKYQAVQKGVVGINLYSLWIYTLTDSAEDIQATERANDYLFGSILHPFLFGDYPESMKKAAGTRLPSFTSYESELVTGAFDFIGLNHYSSIYASNNPDASKMPVRDQAADVGALFRATRDGETSTLIPSGRVVDPQGLEHALRYIREKYGNISIYIQENGRGQLSDDLMDVERVDFLKKYIASTLKAIRDGANVKGYSVWALMDLYEIFGGYKAYFGLIRVDFWDKRRQRQPRLSAYWYSDFLKKNASIQVESGAATTTYHAQI
- the LOC101766064 gene encoding beta-glucosidase 20 isoform X1, yielding MGRRLLIFLPRLLLLLLSSHAATAFRFTVDDFPDGFTFGSGTAAFQYEGAIAEDGKSPSIWNTWAHSARNPNERSGDIACDGYHKYKEDVKLIKDIGLKAYRFSISWSRLIPNGRGAINPKGLQFYNDLINELVKEGIQVHAVIYHLDLPQILEDEYGGWLSPRIVDDFTAYSDVCFREFGDRVAHWTTILEPNIIAQGSYDMGAVPPGRCSNPFGVGRNCTVGNSSVEPYLFLHHSLLAHSSAVRLYREKYQAVQKGVVGINLYSLWIYTLTDSAEDIQATERANDYLFGSILHPFLFGDYPESMKKAAGTRLPSFTSYESELVTGAFDFIGLNHYSSIYASNNPDASKMPVRDQAADVGALFRATRDGETSTLIPSGRVVDPQGLEHALRYIREKYGNISIYIQENGRGQLSDDLMDVERVDFLKKYIASTLKAIRDGANVKGYSVWALMDLYEIFGGYKAYFGLIRVDFWDKRRQRQPRLSAYWYSDFLKKNASIQVESGAATTTYHAQI